A window of Lysobacter terrestris contains these coding sequences:
- the phoB gene encoding phosphate regulon transcriptional regulator PhoB, translated as MQKRILIVEDEPAIRDMVSFALRKGEYDPVHAGDAREAQAAIADRVPDLILLDWMLPGTSGLELARRWRKEQLTREVPIIMLTARGEENDRVGGLEAGVDDYVVKPFSARELLARIRAVLRRSREDDEDGSVGVGPLRIDGAAHRVFAHTDGSEQPVQIGPTEYRLLHFFMTHPERVYSRTQLLDHVWGGSVYVEERTVDVHIRRLRKTLEPHLLDGMVQTVRGAGYRFSAAVEA; from the coding sequence GTGCAGAAGCGCATTCTCATCGTTGAAGACGAACCCGCCATCCGCGACATGGTTTCCTTCGCCCTGCGCAAGGGCGAATACGACCCGGTCCACGCCGGCGACGCCCGCGAGGCGCAGGCCGCCATCGCCGACCGCGTGCCCGATCTGATCCTGCTCGACTGGATGCTCCCCGGCACCAGCGGCCTCGAACTGGCCCGTCGCTGGCGCAAGGAACAGCTGACCCGCGAAGTCCCGATCATCATGCTCACCGCCCGCGGCGAAGAGAACGACCGCGTCGGCGGCCTCGAAGCGGGTGTCGACGATTACGTGGTCAAGCCGTTCTCGGCCCGCGAGCTGCTGGCGCGCATCCGCGCCGTGCTGCGCCGCTCGCGCGAGGACGACGAGGACGGCAGCGTCGGCGTCGGCCCGCTGCGCATCGACGGCGCCGCGCATCGCGTCTTCGCCCATACCGACGGCAGCGAACAGCCGGTGCAGATCGGCCCGACCGAATACCGCCTGCTGCACTTCTTCATGACCCACCCCGAGCGCGTGTACTCGCGCACGCAGCTGCTCGACCACGTGTGGGGCGGCAGCGTCTACGTCGAGGAACGCACCGTCGACGTGCACATCCGCCGCCTGCGCAAGACCCTGGAACCGCACCTGCTCGACGGCATGGTCCAGACCGTGCGCGGCGCGGGCTACCGCTTCTCCGCGGCGGTCGAGGCGTGA
- the phoR gene encoding phosphate regulon sensor histidine kinase PhoR, protein MPPRARSAWFRTLGQLGLALAAAALLGLLIGHPWPVITAAALGVVAWHYWRLRKLLMRLTARQRHTPPLGEGTWNELDRLLHRGQQEMRGRKRRLIEMLRAYRAAAAALPDAIVVVERNSQRIQWFNEAALGLLHLRYPQDIGAPLANRLHPLQLSHWLAAGRNADPLEVTSPWNSSATLSLRLIPYSENLWLLVARDVTRLLQLEQMRRDFVANVSHELRTPLTVVHGYLDMLDPTEHPDWAPMLAEMQRQSQRMTQLVEDLLTLSRLESADHLAHEEVIAMPSMLNTLRREALALSQNRHEITVEDSAGVDLFGSNKELHSAFSNLVSNAIRYTPAGGHITIRLRNDRPERLNSGALAKKTGVVLEVADTGYGIPTAHLPRITERFYRVSNSRSRESGGTGLGLSIVKHVLNLHQARLDIASEVGRGSTFSCHFGADRVRPRESLDAFDVRAALP, encoded by the coding sequence ATGCCCCCCCGCGCCCGCTCCGCCTGGTTCCGCACCCTGGGTCAACTCGGCCTGGCACTGGCGGCGGCGGCGTTGCTGGGCCTGCTGATCGGGCATCCCTGGCCGGTGATCACCGCGGCGGCGCTGGGCGTGGTGGCGTGGCACTACTGGCGGTTGCGCAAGCTGCTGATGCGGCTCACCGCGCGGCAGCGCCACACCCCGCCGCTGGGCGAAGGCACCTGGAACGAACTCGACCGCCTGCTGCACCGCGGCCAGCAGGAAATGCGCGGCCGCAAGCGCCGCCTGATCGAAATGCTGCGTGCGTATCGCGCCGCCGCCGCGGCCCTGCCCGACGCGATCGTGGTCGTCGAGCGCAACAGCCAGCGCATCCAGTGGTTCAACGAAGCCGCGCTCGGCCTGCTGCACCTGCGCTATCCGCAGGACATCGGCGCGCCGCTCGCCAACCGGCTGCACCCGCTGCAGCTCTCGCACTGGCTGGCCGCGGGCCGCAACGCGGATCCGCTGGAAGTGACTTCGCCGTGGAATTCCTCGGCCACGCTCAGCCTGCGCCTGATCCCCTACTCCGAGAACCTGTGGCTGCTGGTCGCGCGCGACGTGACCCGCCTGCTGCAGCTGGAACAGATGCGCCGCGACTTCGTCGCCAACGTCTCGCACGAACTGCGCACGCCGTTGACCGTCGTGCATGGCTATCTCGACATGCTCGATCCCACCGAGCACCCCGACTGGGCGCCGATGCTCGCCGAGATGCAGCGCCAGTCGCAGCGCATGACGCAGCTGGTCGAAGACCTGCTCACCCTGTCGCGCCTGGAATCGGCGGATCACCTGGCGCACGAAGAAGTAATCGCCATGCCGAGCATGCTCAACACGCTGCGGCGCGAAGCGCTGGCGTTGAGCCAGAACCGGCACGAAATCACCGTCGAGGACAGCGCCGGCGTCGACCTGTTCGGCTCCAACAAGGAGCTGCACAGCGCGTTCTCCAACCTGGTCAGCAACGCGATCCGTTACACGCCGGCCGGTGGCCACATCACCATCCGCCTGCGCAACGACCGCCCCGAACGGCTCAACAGCGGCGCGCTGGCGAAGAAGACGGGCGTGGTGCTGGAAGTCGCCGATACCGGCTACGGCATCCCGACTGCCCACCTGCCGCGCATCACCGAACGCTTCTACCGCGTCTCGAACAGCCGCTCCCGCGAAAGCGGCGGCACCGGCCTGGGCCTGTCGATCGTCAAGCACGTGCTGAACCTGCACCAGGCCCGGCTGGACATCGCCAGCGAGGTCGGCCGCGGCAGCACGTTCTCCTGCCATTTCGGCGCCGACCGCGTGCGCCCGCGCGAATCCCTGGATGCCTTTGACGTGAGAGCCGCCTTGCCATGA
- the ppk1 gene encoding polyphosphate kinase 1, which yields MKPAADLTTTAANAGSYEAGNDTDRLRDPSLYFNRELSQLDFNFRVLAQAQDPHIPLLERLRYLCISCTNLDEFFEIRAGTLRHAQDLGLAPGADGLAPAAVLTRIHDRAADLVKSQYECWNNVLRPALSDAGVRVLHRDGWSDKQTEWLRTYFREEIMPVLSPLGLDPAHPFPKILNKSLNIVVVLKGRDAFGRAGNLAIVRAPRSLPRIIQLPEDVSGGPHDFVFLSAVLSAFVDELFPGMKVEGAYQFRVTRNSELVVDEEEVDNIALALRDELAGRGYLRAVRLEIAEQCPKPIVRTLLENFDLPENAVYRINGPVNLNRVIQVYDLVQRPDLKFPPFQPRVLTGLDGMFERVGERDVLLHHPFESFAPVLELIKQAAEDPNVLAIKQTLYRTGKDSPIVDHLVQAARNGKDVTVVVELRARFDEEANLGLADRLQDAGVQVVYGVVNYKTHAKMLLIVRREGRKLRRYVHLGTGNYHSGTARVYTDFGLITADPDIGADVHQIFQQISGLAPVIKLKRLLQSPFTLHAGVLKRIDRETRHAKAGKPARIVAKMNALNEPQVIRALYQASQAGVQIDLIVRGACTLRPGVPGVSDNIRVRSIVGRFLEHHRVYWFANDGAPDLFCSSADWLERNLLRRVETAFPLVDPDLSKRVFDEALANYLLDNVSAWELQADGDYLRQHPGDGVPAHSAQGALLAKICS from the coding sequence ATGAAACCTGCCGCCGACCTCACGACCACCGCGGCAAACGCCGGCAGCTACGAGGCGGGCAACGACACCGACCGCCTGCGCGATCCGTCGCTCTACTTCAACCGCGAACTGTCGCAGCTGGACTTCAATTTCCGCGTGCTGGCGCAGGCGCAGGACCCGCACATCCCGCTGCTGGAACGCCTGCGCTACCTGTGCATCTCCTGCACCAACCTCGATGAGTTCTTCGAGATCCGCGCCGGCACGCTGCGCCATGCGCAGGACCTGGGCCTCGCGCCGGGCGCCGACGGCCTGGCGCCGGCGGCGGTGCTGACGCGCATCCACGATCGCGCCGCCGACCTGGTGAAGTCGCAGTACGAATGCTGGAACAACGTGCTGCGTCCGGCCCTGTCCGACGCCGGCGTCCGCGTGCTGCATCGCGACGGCTGGAGCGACAAGCAGACCGAATGGCTGCGCACCTACTTCCGCGAAGAGATCATGCCGGTGCTCTCGCCGCTCGGCCTGGATCCCGCGCATCCGTTCCCGAAGATCCTCAACAAGTCGCTGAACATCGTCGTCGTGCTCAAGGGCCGCGACGCGTTCGGTCGCGCCGGCAACCTGGCGATCGTGCGCGCGCCGCGTTCGCTGCCGCGCATCATCCAGCTACCCGAAGACGTCTCCGGCGGCCCGCACGACTTCGTGTTCCTGTCGGCGGTGCTGTCGGCGTTCGTCGACGAGTTGTTCCCGGGGATGAAGGTCGAGGGCGCGTACCAGTTCCGCGTCACCCGCAATTCCGAGCTGGTGGTCGACGAGGAAGAGGTCGACAACATCGCACTGGCGCTGCGCGACGAACTCGCCGGCCGCGGCTACCTGCGCGCGGTGCGGCTGGAGATCGCCGAGCAGTGCCCCAAGCCGATCGTGCGCACCCTGCTGGAGAACTTCGACCTGCCCGAGAACGCGGTCTACCGCATCAACGGCCCGGTCAACCTCAACCGCGTCATCCAGGTCTACGACCTGGTGCAGCGCCCGGACCTGAAGTTCCCGCCGTTCCAGCCGCGCGTGCTGACGGGCCTGGATGGCATGTTCGAGCGTGTGGGCGAGCGCGACGTGCTGCTGCACCACCCCTTCGAATCGTTCGCGCCGGTGCTGGAGCTGATCAAGCAGGCCGCCGAGGACCCGAACGTCCTCGCGATCAAGCAGACGCTGTACCGCACCGGCAAGGATTCGCCGATCGTCGACCACCTCGTGCAGGCGGCGCGCAACGGCAAGGACGTCACCGTCGTGGTCGAGCTGCGCGCGCGCTTCGACGAGGAGGCCAACCTCGGCCTCGCCGACCGCCTGCAGGATGCGGGCGTGCAGGTCGTGTACGGCGTGGTGAACTACAAGACGCACGCGAAGATGCTGCTGATCGTGCGCCGCGAGGGGCGCAAGCTGCGCCGCTACGTGCACCTGGGCACCGGCAATTACCACAGCGGCACCGCGCGCGTTTACACCGACTTCGGCCTGATCACCGCGGACCCGGACATCGGCGCCGACGTGCACCAGATCTTCCAGCAGATCTCCGGCCTCGCGCCGGTGATCAAGCTCAAGCGCCTGCTGCAGTCGCCCTTCACCCTGCACGCCGGCGTGCTCAAGCGCATTGACCGCGAGACCCGGCATGCGAAGGCCGGCAAGCCGGCGCGCATCGTGGCGAAGATGAACGCCCTCAACGAACCGCAGGTCATCCGCGCGCTGTACCAGGCCTCGCAGGCCGGCGTGCAGATCGACCTGATCGTGCGCGGCGCCTGCACCCTGCGCCCCGGCGTGCCCGGCGTCTCGGACAACATCCGCGTGCGCTCGATCGTGGGCCGCTTCCTCGAGCACCACCGCGTCTACTGGTTCGCCAACGACGGCGCGCCGGACCTGTTCTGCTCCAGCGCCGACTGGCTCGAACGCAACCTGCTGCGGCGGGTGGAAACCGCGTTCCCGCTGGTGGACCCGGACCTGTCCAAGCGGGTCTTCGACGAGGCCCTGGCCAATTACCTGCTCGACAACGTCAGCGCCTGGGAACTGCAGGCCGACGGCGACTACCTGCGCCAGCATCCGGGTGACGGGGTCCCGGCGCATTCGGCGCAGGGCGCGTTGCTGGCGAAGATCTGCAGCTAG
- the ppx gene encoding exopolyphosphatase — translation MNDLYPSTRLPLEDGDLLAAVDLGSNSFHMVVARYLLGQLRIVDRLRETVRLAEGLDGKGGLEAAVRQRAIDCLARFGQRVQDIPPQRIRAIATNTVRSLAQPQSFLVPAEAALGHAIEVVSGREEARLVYLGVAHAQPSKPGELRLVIDIGGGSTECIIGSGFEAIERESLQLGCVASTRRFFPSGKLSKKKWRDALTEATAQFQQFTGTYRALGWHEVIGSSGTNKAIGEICAALKLTKGAVTAEALPVVRDRLLQADHIDDIDLPGLSSERRPVIAGGVLVLEAAFAALNLQRMAVSKAAMREGILYDMVGRGGEHDPRDSSVEALMVRYAIDQKQAARVEHSLMRLFDQVAKSWSMDADDRLMLMRAARLHELGLVIAHSQYHVHGSYVVENSDIAGFSQQQQRFLAALIRTHRRGIPKSAFDALPDRLLAVARRSAALLRLAVLLHRSHENGEIPRLDLRADGNQLTLTVSRRWLEARPLVKADLDGEPEDMAGLGIQLQIIAA, via the coding sequence ATGAATGACCTCTACCCGAGCACCCGCCTTCCCCTCGAAGACGGCGACCTGCTCGCGGCCGTCGACCTCGGCTCCAACAGCTTCCACATGGTGGTCGCGCGCTACCTGCTCGGGCAGTTGCGCATCGTCGACCGCCTGCGCGAGACCGTGCGCCTGGCCGAAGGCCTCGACGGCAAGGGTGGACTCGAGGCCGCGGTGCGCCAGCGCGCGATCGACTGCCTGGCCCGCTTCGGCCAGCGCGTGCAGGACATTCCACCGCAGCGGATCCGCGCGATCGCGACCAACACCGTGCGCAGCCTCGCGCAGCCGCAGTCGTTCCTGGTCCCGGCCGAAGCGGCACTGGGCCATGCGATCGAAGTCGTCTCGGGCCGAGAAGAAGCCCGCCTCGTGTACCTCGGCGTCGCCCACGCGCAGCCGTCCAAGCCGGGCGAGCTGCGCCTGGTGATCGACATCGGTGGCGGCTCGACCGAATGCATCATCGGCTCCGGCTTCGAGGCGATCGAACGCGAGAGCCTGCAGCTGGGCTGCGTCGCCAGCACGCGGCGCTTCTTTCCCAGCGGCAAGCTGTCGAAGAAGAAGTGGCGCGACGCACTGACGGAAGCGACCGCGCAGTTCCAGCAGTTCACCGGCACCTACCGCGCGCTGGGCTGGCATGAAGTGATCGGTTCTTCGGGCACCAACAAGGCGATCGGCGAGATCTGCGCCGCGCTGAAGCTCACCAAGGGCGCGGTCACCGCCGAGGCCCTGCCGGTGGTGCGCGACCGCCTGCTGCAGGCCGACCACATCGACGACATCGACCTGCCGGGGCTCTCCTCCGAGCGCCGCCCGGTCATCGCCGGTGGCGTGCTGGTGCTCGAAGCCGCCTTCGCCGCGCTCAACCTGCAGCGCATGGCGGTGAGCAAGGCGGCGATGCGCGAAGGCATCCTCTACGACATGGTCGGCCGCGGCGGCGAGCACGATCCGCGCGACTCCTCGGTCGAAGCGTTGATGGTGCGCTACGCGATCGACCAGAAGCAGGCGGCACGCGTCGAGCATTCGCTGATGCGCCTGTTCGACCAGGTGGCGAAGAGCTGGTCGATGGATGCCGACGACCGCCTGATGCTCATGCGTGCCGCACGCCTGCACGAACTGGGCCTGGTGATCGCGCACAGCCAGTACCACGTGCACGGGTCGTACGTCGTCGAGAATTCCGATATCGCCGGCTTCTCGCAGCAGCAGCAGCGCTTCCTGGCGGCGCTGATCCGCACGCACCGGCGCGGCATCCCGAAATCGGCGTTCGATGCCCTGCCCGACCGCCTGCTCGCCGTGGCGCGCCGCAGCGCCGCGCTGCTGCGCCTCGCGGTGCTGCTGCACCGTTCGCACGAGAACGGCGAAATCCCGCGCCTCGACCTCCGCGCCGATGGCAACCAGCTCACCCTCACGGTATCCCGCCGCTGGCTCGAAGCCCGCCCGCTGGTGAAGGCGGACCTCGACGGCGAACCCGAAGACATGGCCGGCCTCGGCATCCAGCTGCAGATCATCGCGGCCTGA
- a CDS encoding TraB/GumN family protein — protein sequence MRSMVLGGLFLACTTVSASAQEAAPHGALPIRDEAPVVVSGALPGPGMWKVSGNGHVMYVLGTVSPLPKGLEWISRDVEQVLAQAGEVVLSPSYQVDADVGFFGKLALLPSLIGVRRNPDDKKLQDVVPAQSYARWLVLKQRYIGRDGDVEKMRPIFAANELYQAAIEDSGLTGRRIVWPVIKDAIDEHGIKLTEPKVKVAIKDPKAALKEFRAGAVGDLDCFDKMLANLETDVARMAQRANAWAVGDVEALRTLPLGDQYQACQDALMQTSVAQKRGIGNAEAEVRQAWLVAAESALANNTVSFAMLPMSELLKGDGYLSLLQAKGYTVEAP from the coding sequence ATGCGTTCGATGGTGCTTGGAGGTCTGTTCCTGGCGTGCACGACGGTGTCGGCTTCCGCGCAGGAAGCGGCGCCGCATGGCGCGTTGCCGATCCGCGACGAAGCGCCGGTGGTGGTGTCGGGCGCGTTGCCGGGACCCGGGATGTGGAAGGTGTCGGGCAACGGCCACGTCATGTACGTGCTCGGCACCGTTTCGCCCCTGCCCAAGGGCCTGGAGTGGATCTCGCGCGATGTCGAGCAGGTGCTGGCGCAGGCCGGTGAGGTCGTGCTGAGCCCGAGCTACCAGGTCGATGCCGATGTCGGCTTCTTCGGCAAGCTCGCCTTGCTGCCCTCGCTGATCGGCGTGCGCAGGAATCCGGACGACAAGAAGCTGCAGGACGTGGTCCCGGCGCAGTCGTATGCCCGTTGGCTGGTGCTCAAGCAGCGCTACATCGGCCGCGATGGCGACGTGGAGAAGATGCGGCCGATCTTCGCCGCGAACGAGCTGTACCAGGCGGCGATCGAAGACAGCGGTCTCACCGGCCGGCGCATCGTGTGGCCGGTGATCAAGGACGCCATCGATGAGCACGGCATCAAGCTCACCGAGCCGAAGGTGAAGGTCGCGATCAAGGATCCCAAGGCGGCGCTCAAGGAGTTCCGCGCCGGGGCCGTCGGCGATCTCGACTGCTTCGACAAGATGCTGGCGAACCTGGAGACCGACGTCGCCCGCATGGCGCAGCGCGCCAATGCCTGGGCCGTGGGCGATGTCGAGGCCTTGCGCACCTTGCCGCTGGGCGACCAGTACCAGGCCTGCCAGGACGCATTGATGCAGACCTCGGTGGCGCAGAAACGTGGCATCGGCAACGCCGAAGCAGAGGTGCGGCAGGCCTGGCTCGTCGCGGCGGAATCGGCGCTCGCCAACAACACGGTCAGCTTCGCGATGCTGCCGATGTCGGAGTTGCTGAAGGGCGACGGCTACCTGTCGTTGCTGCAGGCGAAGGGCTACACCGTCGAAGCGCCCTGA
- a CDS encoding MerR family transcriptional regulator has product MLDPGSNRELPPIPAKRYFTIGEVSELCEVKPHVLRYWETEFPMLSPVKRRGNRRYYQRHEVLMVRQIRGLLYEQGYTIGGARLRLEGDNAKEESALSSQIIRQVRMELEEVLQLLRR; this is encoded by the coding sequence ATGCTTGACCCCGGCAGCAACCGCGAACTCCCGCCGATCCCGGCCAAGCGCTACTTCACCATCGGTGAGGTCAGCGAACTGTGCGAGGTGAAGCCGCACGTGCTGCGCTATTGGGAAACCGAGTTCCCGATGCTCAGCCCGGTCAAGCGCCGCGGCAATCGCCGCTACTACCAGCGCCACGAGGTGCTGATGGTCCGGCAGATCCGCGGCCTGCTGTACGAACAGGGCTACACCATCGGCGGTGCCCGCCTGCGCCTGGAAGGCGACAACGCGAAGGAAGAATCCGCACTGAGTTCGCAGATCATTAGGCAAGTGCGCATGGAGCTCGAGGAAGTCCTCCAGCTCCTGCGGCGGTAA
- a CDS encoding integration host factor subunit alpha, with amino-acid sequence MALTKAEMAERLFDEVGLNKREAKEFVDAFFDALREALEHGRQVKLSGFGNFDLRRKNQRPGRNPKTGEEIPISARTVVTFRTGQKLKERVEAYTGAENA; translated from the coding sequence ATGGCATTGACCAAGGCTGAAATGGCCGAGCGATTGTTCGACGAAGTCGGGCTGAACAAGCGCGAGGCCAAGGAATTCGTCGACGCGTTCTTCGACGCGCTGCGCGAGGCCCTGGAACACGGCCGCCAGGTCAAGCTGTCCGGCTTCGGCAACTTCGACCTGCGCCGCAAGAACCAGCGCCCGGGCCGCAACCCCAAGACCGGCGAGGAGATCCCGATCTCCGCGCGCACCGTGGTGACCTTCCGTACCGGCCAGAAGCTGAAGGAACGCGTCGAGGCCTACACCGGAGCCGAGAATGCTTGA
- the pheT gene encoding phenylalanine--tRNA ligase subunit beta, whose translation MKFSENWLRQHVPTTATRDELAATLTAIGLEVEDMAVLGESLDGVVVAQIVSAEKHPEADRLQVCQVDTGNGIVQIVCGAPNARTGLKAPLATVGANLPGGMAIKAAKLRGVESFGMLCSAKELGVDPDASGLLELPADAPVGAKLADYLGLPDATIELKLTPNRADCFSVRGIAFDVAAALGSEVRPLEATNVPARSDSVVAVELAAGAKVPRFAGRVIEGIDPSVATPSWMAERLRRSGVRPISFLVDVTQYVMLELGQPMHAFDKDTLEGTVVVRPARAGEALTLLDGRNVALDDDFLVVSDSRGGQAARAVALGGIMGGFDTRVTDTTRNVFLEAAHWVPSAIIGRSRKLGMHTDAGHRFERGVDPELAPLAIEYATKLIVDIAGGVPGPMIDVVRTDDMPKPQLIGLRRERLARVLGVRVVDAEVERILRALGLGVEMTGEGWRVTAPTRRFDLAIEEDLIEEIARIHGYDAIPTTLPSGAARLVAPTETRIDEGTARRQLAARDYLEAVNYAFVDADLLAKWGVSDGAVPLANPLSAELGVMRTALLPGLVAALARNAARQQPRVRLFELGNVFAANATDAPLETQRIAAVACGLADAEQWSGKSQPVGFHDLKGDLESLAATAGARLEYRAVQPAWAHPGRSADVYREGVKLGWIGQLHPRLQRALDLDVEVVAFELDLAGLLDRAVPKARALSRYPSVRRDLAFVVAETTPWAAVSATVRQAAGPSLRDLLLFDRYAGKGVETGFKSLAMGLILQEESRTLTDRDVDAAVAAVTAALQQEHGAVMRG comes from the coding sequence ATGAAGTTCTCCGAAAACTGGCTGCGCCAGCATGTGCCGACCACCGCGACGCGCGATGAACTCGCCGCGACGCTGACCGCGATCGGCCTCGAAGTCGAAGACATGGCCGTGCTCGGCGAATCGCTCGACGGCGTGGTCGTCGCGCAGATCGTCAGCGCGGAGAAGCACCCGGAAGCCGATCGCCTGCAGGTCTGCCAGGTCGATACCGGCAACGGCATCGTGCAGATCGTGTGCGGCGCGCCCAACGCGCGTACCGGCCTGAAGGCGCCGCTCGCCACCGTCGGCGCGAACCTGCCCGGCGGCATGGCGATCAAGGCGGCCAAGCTGCGCGGCGTCGAATCCTTCGGCATGTTGTGTTCGGCCAAGGAGCTGGGCGTCGATCCGGATGCCTCGGGCCTGCTCGAACTGCCGGCCGATGCGCCGGTCGGCGCGAAGCTCGCCGACTACCTCGGCCTGCCCGATGCAACGATCGAACTGAAGCTCACGCCCAATCGTGCCGACTGCTTCAGCGTGCGCGGCATCGCCTTCGACGTCGCCGCCGCACTCGGCAGCGAGGTCAGGCCGCTGGAGGCTACAAATGTGCCGGCGCGCAGCGACAGCGTCGTCGCCGTCGAACTCGCCGCGGGCGCCAAGGTGCCGCGCTTCGCCGGTCGCGTGATCGAAGGCATCGATCCTTCCGTCGCGACGCCGTCGTGGATGGCCGAGCGCCTGCGCCGCAGCGGCGTGCGTCCGATCAGCTTCCTGGTCGACGTCACCCAGTACGTGATGCTCGAGCTCGGCCAGCCGATGCACGCGTTCGACAAGGACACGCTGGAAGGCACGGTCGTGGTGCGCCCGGCGCGCGCAGGCGAGGCGCTCACGCTCCTCGACGGCCGTAACGTGGCGCTCGACGACGATTTCCTCGTGGTCTCCGACAGTCGCGGCGGCCAGGCGGCACGCGCGGTCGCGCTCGGCGGGATCATGGGCGGCTTCGATACGCGCGTGACCGATACGACGCGCAACGTGTTCCTCGAAGCCGCGCACTGGGTGCCCTCGGCCATCATCGGCCGCAGCCGCAAGCTCGGCATGCACACCGATGCCGGCCACCGCTTCGAGCGCGGCGTCGATCCGGAACTGGCGCCGCTCGCAATCGAATACGCAACGAAGCTGATCGTCGACATCGCCGGCGGCGTGCCCGGCCCGATGATCGACGTGGTCCGCACCGACGACATGCCGAAGCCGCAGCTCATCGGCCTGCGCCGCGAACGCCTCGCGCGCGTGCTCGGCGTGCGTGTGGTTGATGCGGAAGTCGAGCGCATCCTGCGTGCGCTGGGCCTGGGCGTGGAGATGACCGGCGAGGGCTGGCGCGTGACCGCGCCGACGCGCCGCTTCGACCTGGCGATCGAGGAAGACCTCATCGAGGAAATCGCCCGCATCCACGGCTACGACGCCATTCCGACCACGCTGCCGTCCGGCGCCGCGCGCCTGGTCGCGCCGACCGAAACCCGCATCGACGAAGGCACCGCGCGCCGCCAGCTGGCCGCGCGCGACTACCTGGAAGCGGTGAACTACGCCTTCGTCGACGCCGACCTGCTCGCGAAGTGGGGCGTCAGCGACGGCGCCGTGCCGCTGGCCAATCCGCTGAGCGCGGAGCTGGGCGTCATGCGCACCGCGCTGCTGCCGGGGCTGGTCGCCGCGCTCGCGCGCAACGCCGCGCGCCAGCAACCGCGCGTGCGCCTGTTCGAGCTGGGCAATGTCTTCGCCGCCAATGCGACGGACGCGCCGCTGGAGACCCAGCGCATCGCCGCGGTCGCCTGTGGCCTGGCGGACGCCGAACAATGGTCCGGCAAGTCGCAGCCGGTCGGATTCCATGACCTCAAGGGCGATCTCGAAAGCCTCGCTGCCACTGCCGGCGCCCGGCTCGAATACCGGGCCGTGCAGCCGGCCTGGGCGCACCCGGGCCGCTCCGCCGATGTCTACCGGGAGGGCGTGAAGCTGGGCTGGATCGGCCAGCTGCACCCGCGCCTGCAGCGCGCGCTGGACCTGGACGTCGAGGTCGTGGCCTTCGAGCTGGATCTGGCGGGCCTTCTGGACCGCGCGGTGCCGAAGGCGCGGGCGCTGTCCCGCTATCCGTCCGTCCGCCGCGACCTTGCGTTCGTCGTCGCCGAAACCACGCCCTGGGCCGCCGTCTCGGCGACCGTGAGACAGGCCGCGGGGCCGTCCCTGCGGGATCTGCTGCTGTTCGACCGCTATGCCGGCAAGGGTGTGGAAACCGGATTCAAGAGTCTGGCTATGGGCTTGATTCTGCAGGAAGAATCCCGCACCCTCACCGATCGCGACGTGGACGCGGCAGTGGCGGCAGTGACCGCCGCGCTGCAGCAGGAACACGGCGCGGTGATGCGCGGATAA
- the pheS gene encoding phenylalanine--tRNA ligase subunit alpha: MSGIESLTQQALADIASAETPDAIESLRVALLGKSGSVTAQLKQLGALPPDQRKTAGEAINQARDLLTAALHERKVVLEDAALDARLASESIDVTLPGIDAVRGGLHPVSRTMERIAEIFGRLGFELSNGPEIEDDWHNFEALNFPPHHPARAMHDTFYFPPDSSGAARLLRTHTSGVQVRYMLGNKPPLRMIALGKVYRSDSDQTHTPMFHQCEGLLVDEHASFADLKGTLAEFVRAFFERDFEMRFRPSYFPFTEPSAEVDIAWQQPDGSTRWLEVLGCGMVHPNVLRNVGIDPEKYTGYAFGLGVERFAMLRYGVDDLRSFFENDVRFLKQFA, from the coding sequence ATGAGTGGAATCGAATCACTGACGCAGCAGGCGCTGGCCGACATCGCCTCGGCGGAAACGCCTGACGCCATCGAATCGCTGCGCGTGGCCCTGCTCGGCAAGAGCGGCAGCGTCACCGCACAGCTCAAGCAGCTCGGCGCGCTGCCGCCGGACCAGCGCAAGACCGCCGGCGAAGCGATCAACCAGGCGCGCGACCTGCTCACCGCCGCGCTGCACGAACGCAAGGTCGTGCTGGAAGACGCCGCGCTCGACGCGCGCCTCGCCTCGGAATCCATCGACGTCACCCTGCCGGGCATCGACGCCGTGCGCGGCGGCCTGCACCCGGTCAGCCGCACGATGGAGCGCATCGCCGAGATCTTCGGTCGCCTCGGCTTCGAGCTCAGCAACGGTCCGGAAATCGAGGACGACTGGCACAACTTCGAGGCGCTGAACTTCCCGCCGCACCACCCGGCGCGCGCGATGCACGACACCTTCTACTTCCCACCGGACAGCAGCGGCGCCGCCCGCCTGCTGCGCACGCACACCTCGGGCGTGCAGGTGCGCTACATGCTGGGCAACAAGCCGCCGCTGCGAATGATTGCGCTGGGCAAGGTGTACCGCAGCGACAGCGACCAGACCCACACGCCGATGTTCCACCAGTGCGAAGGCCTGCTGGTCGACGAGCATGCGAGCTTCGCCGATCTCAAGGGCACGCTGGCCGAATTCGTGCGTGCGTTCTTCGAGCGCGATTTCGAGATGCGCTTCCGCCCGAGCTACTTCCCCTTCACCGAGCCGTCGGCCGAAGTCGACATCGCCTGGCAGCAGCCGGACGGTTCGACGCGCTGGCTGGAAGTGCTGGGCTGCGGCATGGTCCATCCGAACGTGCTGCGCAATGTCGGCATCGATCCGGAGAAGTACACCGGCTATGCCTTCGGCCTGGGCGTGGAGCGCTTCGCGATGCTGCGTTACGGCGTCGACGACCTGCGCAGCTTCTTCGAGAACGACGTGCGCTTCCTGAAGCAGTTCGCCTGA